One region of Oryza sativa Japonica Group chromosome 5, ASM3414082v1 genomic DNA includes:
- the LOC4338724 gene encoding membrane protein PM19L-like has translation MATGGPSSMSAGLLFLNLVLYVVVAVIAGWAINYSIDESFNSLQGVSPPVRLFPIYFPIGNLATGFFVIFALLAGVVGVSTSLTGLHDVSQGYPASMMSAAAASIVTWTLTLLAMGLACKEISIGWRPPSLRALETFTIILAGTQLLCAGSLHAGAHVAIIQNPMVSRV, from the exons ATGGCGACCGGGGGTCCCAGTTCCATGTCCGctggcctcctcttcctcaaccTCGTCCtgtacgtcgtcgtcgccgtcatcgccggCTGGGCCATCAACTACAGCATCGACGAGAGCTTCAACTCAC TGCAGGGGGTGTCGCCGCCGGTGCGGCTGTTCCCGATCTACTTCCCGATCGGCAACCTGGCGACGGGGTTCTTCGTCATCTTCGCgctgctcgccggcgtcgtcggcgtctcCACCTCGCTCACCGGCCTCCACGACGTCAGCCAGGGGTACCCCGCCAGCATgatgtccgccgccgccgcctccatcgtcACCTGGACCCTCACCCTCCTCGCCATGGG GCTGGCGTGCAAGGAGATCAGCATCGGCTGGAGGCCACCGAGCCTG CGAGCGCTGGAGACGTTCACCATCATCTTGGCCGGGACGCAGCTGCTGTGCGCCGGGTCGCTGCACGCCGGAGCACACGTAGCCATCATACAGAATCCGATGGTTAGCAGAGTGTGA
- the LOC4338725 gene encoding protein ABCI12, chloroplastic — MAAAVHLRPIHSLSLPLPLLAAKAATPNPGWLPLSAKPGAGRRRSLLVCAASDPSKAAGKGEAGDAVARWAAWIPRAAVGGAGPEQVLRLISGAAATPICQFVDSPRTFLHAIDPRVKLVWLLALVVLPARSNIYLRFGLVAYLTLLSMWVLPNHIWKDQLGRVALLSGIIFIMLGFGSDGAPSLVQTRTPPPSVIGLPNIPTSTNGYSYTIMKLGPLQFTRKGLSVASTSACLSFAIFQSASLCLTTTTPEQLASALWWFMIPLKHIGVPVPEIILTLLLSLRFINLVFDEVRNSALAIVARRINWEKLATMETIDIFFNYVRRIFKNIFDHAEQISKAMIARGFRGDPNNHKIYFLTESSFGIVDVFSLLCLFALVALASISDKLV; from the exons atggccgccgccgtccacctccGCCCTATCCACTCGctgtctctccctctccctctcctcgcaGCCAAGGCCGCCACGCCCAATCCCGGCTGGCTCCCGCTCTCGGCGAAGCCAGGCgcagggaggaggagaagcttgCTGGTCTGCGCCGCCTCCGACCCCAGCAAGGCCGCGGGGAAGGGCGAGGCGGGGGATGCCGTCGCCAGGTGGGCGGCGTGGATCCCGCGGGCTGCGGTGGGAGGGGCCGGCCCGGAGCAGGTCCTCAGGCTCATCTCCGGCGCCGCGGCCACGCCCATCTGCCAGTTCGTCGACTCGCCCCGCACCTTCCTCCACGCCATCGATCCCCGGGTTAAGCTG GTGTGGCTCTTGGCTCTTGTTGTCCTACCAGCCAGATCAAATATTTACTTGCGGTTTGGTTTAGTAGCATACCTTACTCTCCTCTCTATGTGGGTTCTCCCAAACCATATTTGGAAG GACCAACTTGGAAGGGTCGCTCTGCTTTCAGGCATCATATTCATAATGCTGGGATTTGGTTCTGATGGTGCTCCTTCATTAGTCCAGACAAGAACTCCTCCCCCATCTGTTATAGGTTTGCCAAACATACCTACATCCACAAATGGCTATTCTTACACAATCATGAAACTGGGTCCACTGCAATTTACAAGGAAAGGCCTATCAGTAGCGAGTACGTCAGCATGCCTCTCATTTGCG ATATTTCAAAGTGCAAGTCTCTGCTTGACAACAACTACTCCTGAGCAGCTTGCTTCTGCTTTATGGTGGTTTATGATTCCACTGAAGCATATCGGCGTACCAGTACCTGAGATAATACTCACACTCTTACTATCTTTGAGGTTCATTAATCTTGTATTTGATGAG GTTCGCAATTCAGCACTGGCGATTGTAGCACGTCGGATAAATTGGGAAAAGCTGGCAACTATGGAAACTATTGACA TTTTCTTCAACTATGTGCGGcgaattttcaaaaatatatttgatcACGCAGAGCAAATATCCAAG GCCATGATTGCTCGCGGATTTCGTGGTGACCCTAACAACCACAAGATCTACTTTCTTACAGAATCTTCTTTTGGCATTGTGGATGTCTTTTCATTACTTTGCCTATTTGCTCTAGTGGCCCTGGCTTCCATTTCGGACAAATTGGTTTGA